In one Culex quinquefasciatus strain JHB chromosome 2, VPISU_Cqui_1.0_pri_paternal, whole genome shotgun sequence genomic region, the following are encoded:
- the LOC6051248 gene encoding histone H3.3A, protein MARTKQTARKSTGGKAPRKQLATKAARKSAPSTGGVKKPHRYRPGTVALREIRRYQKSTELLIRKLPFQRLVREIAQDFKTDLRFQSAAVAALQEASEAYLVGLFEDTNLCAIHAKRVTIMPKDIQLARRIRGERA, encoded by the coding sequence ATGGCCCGTACCAAGCAGACCGCTCGCAAGTCCACCGGAGGCAAGGCCCCGCGGAAGCAGTTGGCCACCAAGGCCGCCCGTAAGAGTGCCCCCTCGACGGGTGGCGTCAAGAAGCCCCACCGTTACCGGCCCGGAACGGTCGCTCTCCGTGAGATCCGTCGCTACCAGAAGTCGACCGAGTTGCTGATCCGCAAGTTGCCGTTCCAGCGGTTGGTTCGTGAGATTGCGCAGGACTTCAAGACGGATTTGCGCTTCCAAAGTGCGGCGGTGGCCGCCTTGCAGGAAGCTAGTGAGGCTTATCTGGTGGGGCTATTTGAGGACACTAATTTGTGTGCGATCCACGCGAAGCGTGTGACGATCATGCCCAAGGATATCCAGCTGGCGAGACGGATTCGTGGAGAGCGAGCTTAA